A single genomic interval of Lewinellaceae bacterium harbors:
- the pncA gene encoding bifunctional nicotinamidase/pyrazinamidase, with amino-acid sequence MQALLVIDIQNDFCPGGIMEVPDGDQAVPVANQAMKKFPLVAATQEWRPANHKSFAANHPWRRPGDVIQLNGVEQVLWPIHCVQGSFGAEFVRELNTSLFRKVFVKGTDPEIDSYSGFYDNGRRKSTGLGEYLKEQGVKELYILGLALDRCVKFSVLDALELGFKTHLVIDGCRGANLKPGDSDQAVSEMREKGAIIVKAAEL; translated from the coding sequence ATGCAAGCACTATTAGTCATAGACATTCAGAATGATTTCTGTCCCGGAGGCATCATGGAGGTGCCGGATGGAGATCAGGCCGTTCCGGTTGCCAACCAGGCAATGAAAAAATTTCCGCTGGTAGCGGCCACCCAGGAATGGCGCCCTGCCAACCATAAAAGCTTTGCCGCCAACCACCCCTGGCGAAGGCCGGGCGACGTGATACAGCTCAATGGCGTAGAACAAGTCCTGTGGCCCATTCACTGCGTGCAGGGCAGCTTTGGCGCCGAGTTTGTCCGCGAACTGAACACTTCCCTCTTCCGCAAGGTTTTCGTTAAAGGGACGGACCCTGAAATCGACAGCTATAGCGGATTTTACGACAACGGCCGCCGGAAATCCACCGGCCTGGGAGAATACCTCAAAGAACAAGGCGTGAAGGAATTGTACATCCTGGGGCTGGCGCTCGATCGCTGCGTGAAGTTCTCCGTCCTGGATGCCTTGGAATTGGGCTTCAAAACGCACCTGGTCATCGATGGCTGCCGGGGCGCCAACCTGAAACCGGGAGATTCTGACCAAGCAGTGTCGGAAATGAGAGAAAAAGGCGCTATCATTGTAAAAGCCGCAGAGCTCTGA
- a CDS encoding ABC transporter ATP-binding protein, with product MIQARNIHKSYGTLHVLKGVDLEIGRGEVVSIMGKSGAGKSTLLHILGTLDQADQGSLRINGEDISGLNAKKLAAFRNSNIGFVFQFHHLLPEFTALENVYIPALIGKQPESKARERAEELLDYLGLSGRLAHKPSQLSGGEQQRVAVARSLINQPAVVFADEPSGNLDSTSSQELHQLLFDLRRDFRQTFVIVTHNKELAAMSDRTLEMKDGLLA from the coding sequence GTGATTCAGGCACGAAATATTCATAAATCTTACGGGACATTGCATGTGCTCAAAGGGGTGGACCTGGAAATTGGCCGGGGGGAAGTGGTTTCCATCATGGGAAAGTCGGGAGCGGGCAAGAGCACCCTGCTCCATATCCTGGGAACGCTGGACCAGGCCGACCAGGGAAGCCTCCGGATCAACGGGGAGGATATTTCCGGGCTGAACGCAAAGAAACTGGCGGCTTTCCGCAACAGCAACATTGGGTTCGTCTTTCAGTTTCACCACCTGTTGCCCGAGTTTACCGCCCTGGAAAACGTCTACATCCCCGCTTTGATCGGCAAACAGCCGGAAAGCAAAGCGCGGGAGCGGGCCGAAGAGTTGCTGGATTACCTGGGCCTGTCCGGCCGCCTTGCCCATAAGCCTTCCCAGCTTTCCGGCGGAGAGCAACAACGGGTTGCCGTTGCCCGCTCCCTGATCAACCAGCCCGCCGTCGTTTTTGCCGACGAGCCTTCCGGCAACCTGGACTCCACCTCGTCTCAGGAATTGCACCAACTGCTTTTCGACCTGCGCCGCGATTTCAGGCAGACCTTTGTCATCGTGACCCACAATAAGGAACTGGCCGCCATGAGCGACCGGACGCTGGAAATGAAGGACGGGCTCCTGGCTTGA
- a CDS encoding sodium/solute symporter (Members of the Solute:Sodium Symporter (SSS), TC 2.A.21 as described in tcdb.org, catalyze solute:Na+ symport. Known solutes for members of the family include sugars, amino acids, nucleosides, inositols, vitamins, urea or anions, depending on the system.), translating to MERFQLSAIDIGIMLLYGVLIIAYGLYHAKRKSSEEYFLAGRDMIWPIVGISLFAANISSSTLVGLAGDAFKTNTHVYNYEWMAAVILVFFSIFFLPFYLRSKVYTMPEFLERRYDSRSRYYFSFITIVGNVMLDTAAGLYVGNIILKLMFPALPTWVIIMILAFAAAAYTIPGGLNSVIQTEVIQAILLIFGSMLLTYFAFSKVGGWSELIAGLDKMGAEGAFVSESGVRLNNAEEVLSLVRPANDSFMPWTGLVLGVPILGFYFWANNQFMVQRVLGAKDVNHGRWGALFAGLLKLPVLFIMVLPGTAAILLYSNLDLTPLNYVMPSGEVCTSLAECPNMTYPVLIFDLLPTGILGLVLAGLLAAMMSSVSATFNSASTLVTMDFVQKLRPGLTSQQLVRVGQITTLFLVVLASAWAPQIERFSSLWEYLQLVLAFICPPVVSVFILGLFWKRANSTGAIVSLLTGFVLALFLVISSTIATTADAAGTAPPEFAAFLNGIHFLHRAFFLFVICAAIHIVASLASLPPPLEKIEEYTWKKSIFTAETEELKGLPWYQNYRILAIILLIITAIVVGSFW from the coding sequence ATGGAGCGATTCCAATTGAGTGCCATTGACATAGGGATCATGTTGTTGTATGGCGTGCTGATCATTGCCTACGGTTTATACCACGCCAAGCGCAAGAGTTCAGAAGAGTATTTTCTTGCCGGAAGGGACATGATCTGGCCAATTGTGGGCATTTCCCTGTTCGCAGCCAATATTTCAAGTTCCACCCTGGTCGGCCTGGCCGGCGATGCTTTCAAGACCAACACTCATGTTTACAACTACGAATGGATGGCCGCCGTCATCCTGGTGTTTTTCTCCATCTTTTTCCTCCCATTCTACCTGAGGTCGAAGGTATACACCATGCCGGAATTCCTGGAGCGGCGCTACGACAGCCGTTCGCGTTACTACTTTTCTTTCATCACAATTGTGGGCAATGTGATGCTCGACACTGCTGCGGGCTTGTACGTAGGCAACATCATCCTGAAACTGATGTTTCCCGCCCTGCCGACCTGGGTCATCATCATGATCCTGGCCTTTGCCGCCGCGGCCTATACCATTCCCGGCGGCCTCAACTCCGTGATACAGACCGAAGTGATCCAGGCCATTTTGCTGATTTTCGGGTCCATGCTGCTCACCTATTTCGCCTTCAGCAAAGTAGGAGGCTGGTCGGAACTGATCGCCGGCCTGGACAAAATGGGGGCGGAAGGAGCCTTTGTCAGCGAGTCGGGAGTGCGGCTCAATAACGCCGAAGAGGTGCTGAGCCTGGTCCGGCCCGCCAACGACTCCTTTATGCCGTGGACGGGCCTGGTGCTGGGCGTGCCTATCCTCGGCTTTTATTTCTGGGCCAACAACCAGTTTATGGTGCAGCGGGTGCTGGGCGCCAAGGATGTCAACCACGGCCGCTGGGGCGCCCTCTTTGCCGGCTTGCTGAAGCTTCCCGTGCTTTTCATTATGGTATTGCCCGGAACGGCGGCCATCCTGCTCTACTCCAACCTCGACCTTACGCCGCTCAACTACGTGATGCCCAGCGGCGAGGTATGCACCAGCCTGGCGGAATGCCCGAACATGACTTATCCGGTGCTCATCTTCGACTTGTTGCCCACCGGCATCCTGGGTTTGGTGCTGGCCGGCCTGCTGGCAGCGATGATGTCCAGCGTTTCAGCCACCTTCAATTCCGCTTCCACGCTGGTCACCATGGACTTTGTGCAGAAGCTGCGCCCCGGCCTTACCAGCCAGCAATTGGTGCGGGTAGGGCAAATTACCACCCTTTTCCTGGTGGTGCTGGCTTCGGCCTGGGCCCCCCAGATCGAACGCTTCAGCTCTTTGTGGGAATACCTGCAGCTGGTGCTGGCCTTCATCTGCCCGCCGGTAGTTTCCGTCTTTATTCTCGGGCTGTTCTGGAAACGCGCCAATTCGACGGGGGCTATTGTCAGCCTGCTCACCGGGTTTGTCCTGGCCCTCTTCCTGGTGATTTCCTCCACAATTGCTACCACTGCCGATGCGGCCGGCACGGCGCCTCCTGAATTTGCTGCTTTTCTCAATGGCATCCACTTCCTGCACCGGGCATTTTTCCTGTTTGTGATCTGTGCGGCCATCCACATTGTGGCCAGCCTGGCGTCGCTGCCGCCGCCGTTGGAAAAGATAGAGGAGTACACCTGGAAAAAGTCCATCTTTACCGCAGAAACGGAGGAACTCAAGGGCTTGCCCTGGTATCAGAACTACCGCATCCTGGCCATCATCCTGCTGATCATAACCGCCATTGTGGTGGGTTCTTTCTGGTAA
- a CDS encoding ABC transporter permease subunit, producing the protein MLYLLKLEWLKLNKLLSFRIFILFYIVLLPAILLTGKRIGDLPPPLMTNEVLFIFPTVWEYLGYVGNWLCFFFFGFLSIIIVTTEYSYRTMRQNIITGLSRRQYFMGKVYFILAISLLATAYYALCALSIGYFSTASVYWHKVWQNADYIPRYFLMCLGYMSFGLMLGFLVKRTGIALFLYLSYVMFLELILRWGVHLQLIKHRSMHFYPMNAVEDLVPLPFTQVADQFLSQYGFRLFLSPEEAAVTVIVYSSVFILLAYQVVKRADL; encoded by the coding sequence ATGCTGTACTTATTAAAACTGGAATGGCTGAAGCTCAATAAACTGCTTTCCTTCCGCATTTTTATCCTCTTTTACATTGTATTGCTGCCCGCCATCCTGCTGACCGGCAAGCGCATCGGCGACCTGCCGCCTCCTTTGATGACCAACGAGGTCCTGTTCATCTTTCCGACGGTCTGGGAGTACCTGGGATACGTGGGCAACTGGCTCTGCTTTTTCTTTTTTGGTTTCCTGTCCATCATCATCGTCACCACCGAATACAGTTACCGCACCATGCGGCAGAACATCATCACCGGGCTCAGCCGGCGGCAGTACTTCATGGGCAAAGTATATTTCATTCTGGCCATAAGCCTCCTGGCTACTGCTTATTATGCCTTATGCGCCTTATCGATCGGATACTTCAGCACGGCTTCGGTCTACTGGCACAAGGTGTGGCAAAACGCCGATTACATCCCCAGGTATTTTCTGATGTGCCTGGGCTATATGAGTTTCGGCCTGATGCTGGGCTTCCTGGTAAAGCGGACCGGCATAGCGCTTTTCCTGTATCTCTCCTACGTCATGTTCCTCGAGCTGATCCTCCGCTGGGGCGTGCACCTCCAGCTGATCAAACACCGGAGCATGCATTTTTACCCTATGAACGCTGTGGAAGACCTGGTGCCTTTGCCATTCACCCAGGTGGCCGACCAGTTCTTGTCTCAGTATGGTTTCCGGTTATTCCTCAGCCCCGAGGAAGCAGCGGTTACGGTCATTGTGTATTCCTCCGTCTTTATTCTATTAGCGTATCAGGTAGTAAAAAGAGCAGATCTTTAG
- a CDS encoding ABC transporter ATP-binding protein: MSVLTIEGLTKRYGKITAVDGLNLEVEKGMSFGILGPNGSGKTTTLGIVLGIIHQTAGGFAWFGGRYGEWHRHHIGALLETPNFYPYLNAVDNLRLIAHIRRVKEPRIDYLLELVNLHRRRHSKFRTFSLGMKQRLAIAAAMVGDPEVLIFDEPTNGLDPQGIAEVRQTLKEIAGMGKTIIMASHILDEVEKVCSHVAIIKDGRLLASGTVGAIISDDMLVEVAAEDLAALKAAMGQYPAVRRIDEEEQKLILYLSEEVPPAELNRMAFEQGLALSHLRVVKKSLESEFLEITGRADVI; this comes from the coding sequence ATGAGCGTATTAACCATCGAAGGGCTGACCAAGCGCTACGGCAAAATAACAGCGGTGGATGGCCTGAACCTGGAGGTGGAAAAGGGCATGTCCTTCGGCATCCTCGGCCCGAACGGAAGCGGAAAGACCACAACCCTGGGCATCGTCCTGGGCATTATTCATCAAACTGCCGGCGGCTTTGCCTGGTTCGGCGGGCGCTACGGAGAATGGCACCGCCACCACATCGGCGCTTTGCTGGAAACGCCCAACTTTTATCCTTACCTCAATGCAGTGGACAACCTCCGGCTCATCGCCCACATCAGGAGGGTGAAGGAGCCCCGGATCGACTACCTGCTCGAACTGGTGAATCTCCACCGCCGGCGCCACTCCAAATTCCGGACCTTTTCTCTGGGCATGAAACAGCGCCTGGCGATTGCCGCCGCCATGGTCGGCGACCCCGAGGTGCTGATCTTCGACGAGCCCACCAACGGGCTGGATCCACAGGGCATTGCCGAGGTGCGGCAAACTTTGAAGGAGATTGCCGGCATGGGAAAGACCATCATCATGGCCAGCCATATTCTCGACGAGGTCGAGAAGGTTTGTTCGCACGTCGCCATTATCAAAGATGGCCGCCTGCTGGCCAGCGGGACGGTCGGGGCCATCATCAGCGACGACATGCTGGTGGAGGTGGCGGCGGAAGACCTGGCCGCCCTGAAGGCAGCCATGGGGCAATACCCTGCCGTGCGCCGGATCGATGAAGAGGAACAAAAGCTGATCCTCTACCTGAGCGAGGAGGTGCCCCCGGCGGAACTCAACCGGATGGCCTTCGAGCAGGGCCTGGCCCTTTCTCACCTGCGCGTAGTAAAGAAGAGCCTGGAGTCGGAGTTCCTGGAAATCACCGGCAGGGCGGATGTGATTTAA
- a CDS encoding cryptochrome/photolyase family protein, producing MAQKYRKLRLILGDQLNIRHSWFKEKDGQVLYVLMETRSETGYVRHHIQKVIGFFLAMRAFADELREKGHQVRYIRLDDKANQQSISSNIKKLVSQHGIRQFEYLLPDEYRLDEELKSLCQELDCASEPFDTEHFLTPRQGVATFFEGKKTYLLEYFYRHIRKQYHILMEEDGESPLTGRWNYDQENRKKLPKGQAIPEPLHFQRDVSGLAQMLREEKVETIGTVDEKRFAWPVTRQECQELLNHFARHQLPLFGAYQDAMSERSYLLFHSKLSFAMNVKLLHPLEVVEACIKHWKAHQENIDIAQVEGFVRQVIGWREYMRGVYWAKMPEFAEMNYFNHQAKLPEWYWTGETKMNCLKHAIGQSLEKAYAHHIQRLMVTGNFALLLGVNPDEVDEWYLGIYMDAIEWVEITNTRGMSQFADGGIVGTKPYVSSANYLHKMGSYCSNCQYDKKAKYGQNACPFNSLYWDFYDRHADKLSNNPRIGMMYRVWNRMDGEERERILRQAAAYKERVNEL from the coding sequence ATGGCGCAAAAATACCGCAAGCTTCGGCTCATTCTGGGCGACCAGCTCAACATCCGGCATTCCTGGTTCAAGGAAAAGGACGGCCAGGTTTTGTACGTGCTCATGGAAACGCGCTCTGAAACCGGGTACGTCCGCCATCACATTCAAAAAGTGATCGGCTTCTTCCTGGCCATGCGGGCTTTTGCCGATGAACTTCGGGAAAAAGGCCACCAGGTCCGCTACATCCGGCTGGACGACAAGGCAAACCAACAATCCATCAGCAGCAACATCAAAAAACTGGTGAGCCAGCACGGCATCCGGCAGTTTGAATACCTGCTTCCCGATGAATACCGCCTGGACGAAGAACTAAAAAGCCTTTGCCAGGAGCTGGATTGCGCATCCGAACCTTTCGATACAGAGCACTTTCTAACCCCACGCCAGGGGGTGGCAACCTTTTTCGAGGGCAAAAAAACGTATCTGCTGGAGTACTTCTACCGCCACATCCGCAAGCAGTACCATATTCTGATGGAAGAAGACGGCGAGTCGCCGCTCACCGGCCGCTGGAATTACGACCAGGAAAACCGGAAAAAGCTGCCCAAGGGCCAGGCCATCCCCGAGCCGCTGCATTTTCAGCGCGACGTCAGCGGCCTGGCGCAGATGCTAAGAGAGGAGAAGGTGGAAACCATCGGCACCGTTGACGAAAAACGGTTTGCCTGGCCGGTTACCCGCCAGGAATGCCAGGAACTGCTGAACCACTTCGCACGACACCAGCTGCCCCTGTTTGGCGCCTACCAGGATGCCATGTCCGAGCGCAGCTACCTGCTGTTCCACTCCAAGCTTTCCTTCGCCATGAACGTCAAATTGCTGCACCCGCTGGAAGTCGTGGAGGCCTGCATAAAGCATTGGAAAGCACACCAGGAGAACATCGATATCGCTCAGGTTGAAGGCTTCGTGCGGCAGGTCATCGGCTGGCGGGAATACATGCGGGGCGTTTACTGGGCAAAAATGCCGGAATTTGCCGAAATGAACTACTTCAACCACCAGGCTAAACTGCCGGAATGGTACTGGACGGGAGAAACGAAAATGAATTGCCTGAAGCACGCCATCGGCCAATCTCTGGAAAAGGCCTACGCCCACCACATCCAGCGCCTGATGGTGACCGGCAACTTCGCCCTGCTGCTGGGCGTGAATCCCGATGAAGTGGACGAGTGGTACCTCGGCATTTACATGGACGCCATCGAATGGGTGGAAATCACCAACACCCGGGGCATGAGCCAGTTTGCCGACGGCGGGATCGTCGGCACCAAGCCGTACGTCTCCAGCGCCAACTACCTGCACAAAATGGGCAGCTATTGTTCCAACTGCCAGTACGACAAAAAAGCCAAATACGGCCAGAATGCCTGCCCTTTCAACAGCTTGTACTGGGATTTCTACGACCGCCACGCCGATAAGCTGAGCAACAACCCCCGGATCGGAATGATGTACCGGGTGTGGAACCGGATGGATGGGGAGGAACGGGAGAGGATCCTGCGACAGGCTGCGGCGTATAAGGAAAGGGTGAATGAGTTGTAA
- a CDS encoding WG repeat-containing protein, producing the protein MKRLPIFVCLPFLFFALAACRNDPPESGPAETEAPNLPPREEDFSSSKFKWGYLNRAGEVAVEAAFDEGRDFREGLAAVRVEGRWGYIDKSGAFAIPLQFQGAWSFAEGLGRVLTYDNKMGFIRQDGSWAVEPKYDDALDFQEGLARVRIGEKYGFINKEGSLAIPAEFAQASSFENGYASIKQEGGYGLIGRDGKVALAPAYKKAAPFSEGLARVRQDGLYGFVDETGHLAILPQFDNAQDFNQGLAPAKKEGSYGLIDKSGAFVVPPKYGQVWYAGESLWGVEQEGRYGFIDAQGEEVVEPQFEQVYSFGNGFAPYRLGRLWGYLGREGNLLTQPQFGLAWAFREGLARVATRGGIGFIDARGELVIPPRDNFLDLRDFSEGLAPVQVYR; encoded by the coding sequence ATGAAACGCCTGCCAATATTCGTGTGCCTGCCGTTCCTTTTTTTTGCGCTTGCCGCCTGCCGGAATGACCCCCCGGAAAGTGGCCCGGCTGAAACCGAAGCGCCGAACCTGCCTCCGCGGGAAGAAGATTTCAGTTCTTCCAAATTCAAATGGGGATACCTCAACCGGGCGGGCGAGGTCGCCGTGGAAGCGGCTTTTGACGAAGGGCGGGATTTCCGGGAAGGGTTGGCGGCCGTGCGGGTAGAAGGCCGCTGGGGCTACATCGATAAGAGCGGCGCCTTCGCCATCCCTTTGCAATTTCAGGGCGCCTGGAGCTTTGCCGAGGGCCTGGGGCGCGTTCTCACTTACGACAATAAAATGGGGTTTATCCGGCAAGACGGAAGCTGGGCGGTGGAACCAAAGTACGACGATGCTCTCGATTTTCAGGAAGGGCTGGCCCGGGTGCGGATTGGAGAAAAATATGGTTTTATCAATAAGGAAGGCAGTTTGGCCATTCCTGCTGAGTTTGCCCAGGCCTCCTCTTTTGAAAACGGTTATGCCTCCATCAAGCAGGAAGGCGGTTACGGCCTGATCGGGCGAGACGGAAAGGTGGCGCTGGCGCCGGCCTACAAAAAAGCTGCGCCGTTCAGCGAGGGGCTGGCGCGCGTCCGCCAGGACGGGCTCTACGGTTTTGTGGATGAAACCGGGCATCTGGCCATTCTTCCGCAGTTCGATAATGCCCAGGATTTTAACCAGGGCCTGGCGCCCGCCAAAAAGGAGGGAAGTTACGGCCTGATCGATAAAAGCGGTGCTTTCGTAGTGCCGCCAAAATATGGACAGGTTTGGTACGCCGGCGAATCTCTTTGGGGAGTAGAACAGGAAGGCCGGTATGGCTTTATCGATGCTCAGGGGGAAGAGGTCGTCGAGCCACAATTTGAGCAGGTATACAGCTTCGGAAACGGCTTTGCTCCCTATCGCCTGGGCCGGCTTTGGGGCTACCTCGGCCGGGAAGGCAACCTGCTGACCCAACCGCAGTTTGGGCTGGCCTGGGCGTTTCGGGAAGGCCTGGCCCGGGTGGCCACCCGCGGCGGCATCGGCTTTATCGATGCCCGGGGGGAGCTGGTTATTCCTCCCCGCGATAATTTCCTTGATTTGAGGGATTTTTCTGAGGGGTTGGCGCCGGTGCAGGTGTATAGGTGA
- a CDS encoding NUDIX hydrolase produces the protein MPYTYDHPRPALTVDCVIFGLDESHQLKVLLIQRAHAPYEGQWALPGGFVDMDEGLETAALRELEEETGVKDVFIEQLYTFGEPGRDPRGRVVSVAYFALVNLEEHPVEASSDARRVRWFEAGLLPQLAFDHEKILQAAIARLRAKVRYQPIGFELLPEQFTLSQLQKLYEAILGVEELNKRNFRTRILKMGVLKEVGKQEGVAHRPAKLYSFDKEKYQQLVKERYDDLLRRGVDFEI, from the coding sequence ATGCCATATACCTACGATCACCCCCGGCCCGCTCTTACAGTGGACTGTGTAATTTTCGGGCTGGACGAAAGCCACCAGCTCAAAGTGCTGCTCATACAGCGGGCCCATGCTCCCTACGAAGGCCAATGGGCACTGCCCGGCGGCTTTGTCGATATGGACGAAGGCCTGGAAACGGCCGCTCTGCGGGAACTGGAGGAGGAAACCGGCGTTAAGGATGTTTTCATCGAACAACTGTACACTTTTGGAGAACCCGGCCGCGACCCGCGGGGCAGGGTGGTCAGCGTAGCCTACTTCGCTCTGGTCAACCTGGAAGAACATCCGGTGGAGGCCAGCTCGGACGCCAGGCGCGTCCGGTGGTTTGAGGCCGGCCTGCTGCCCCAGCTCGCCTTCGACCACGAAAAAATCCTGCAGGCCGCCATTGCCCGCCTGCGGGCCAAAGTCCGCTATCAGCCCATTGGTTTCGAACTGTTGCCCGAGCAGTTTACCCTCTCTCAGTTGCAGAAGCTGTACGAGGCCATCCTGGGCGTAGAAGAGCTCAACAAGCGCAATTTTCGCACCCGCATCCTGAAGATGGGGGTACTGAAAGAGGTGGGCAAACAGGAGGGCGTGGCTCACCGGCCTGCTAAATTGTACAGTTTCGATAAGGAGAAATACCAGCAACTGGTAAAGGAGCGATACGACGACCTCCTTCGCCGCGGTGTGGATTTTGAAATATGA
- a CDS encoding O-acetyl-ADP-ribose deacetylase: MEKINLIRGDITTLEVDAVVNAANSSLMGGGGVDGAIHRAGGPGILEECKQIRAECGKCPTGQAVITTAGKMPAKKVIHTVGPIWGQQSEAESDKLLANCYRNSLALAVKNGLKSAAFPNISTGVYGFPKDRAARVAVEAVREFLASGESIEQVYFVCFDEENYQLYQALLSNKE, translated from the coding sequence ATGGAAAAGATCAATCTCATCCGCGGAGACATCACCACCCTGGAGGTCGATGCGGTTGTCAATGCGGCCAACTCCTCCCTGATGGGCGGTGGCGGCGTCGACGGCGCCATCCACCGGGCCGGCGGGCCGGGCATCCTGGAAGAATGCAAGCAGATTCGCGCAGAGTGCGGCAAATGCCCAACCGGCCAGGCGGTGATCACTACCGCCGGGAAAATGCCCGCCAAAAAGGTGATCCATACAGTAGGCCCCATCTGGGGGCAGCAAAGCGAGGCGGAAAGCGACAAATTGCTGGCAAATTGTTACCGCAACAGCCTGGCGCTGGCGGTAAAGAACGGGCTAAAAAGCGCCGCCTTTCCCAACATCAGCACCGGCGTGTATGGTTTCCCCAAGGATAGGGCCGCCCGGGTAGCAGTTGAAGCCGTCAGGGAATTCCTGGCTTCCGGCGAATCCATCGAGCAGGTGTACTTTGTCTGCTTCGATGAGGAAAACTACCAACTGTACCAGGCCCTGCTGTCCAATAAAGAATAA
- the coaD gene encoding pantetheine-phosphate adenylyltransferase codes for MTKIAVFPGSFDPITVGHVDLVKRSLPLFDKVVVAIGVNNQKNYLFQLEERLHWIREVFREEPKVEVGHFSGLTAHYARQIGAHYLLRGLRNASDFDYEKTISQLNNIVGEGLETIFLISQPAYSHISSTIVREIIKGGGDASPFLPEQVRVRGAV; via the coding sequence ATGACTAAAATCGCAGTATTCCCCGGTTCTTTCGACCCCATCACGGTAGGGCATGTCGACCTGGTTAAACGGTCGCTGCCCCTGTTCGACAAAGTAGTGGTGGCCATCGGGGTCAACAATCAAAAGAATTACCTTTTCCAACTGGAAGAACGCCTGCACTGGATCCGGGAGGTTTTTCGGGAAGAACCCAAAGTAGAGGTCGGGCACTTTTCCGGCCTTACCGCCCACTACGCCCGGCAGATCGGCGCGCACTACCTCCTGAGAGGCCTGCGCAATGCCTCGGATTTCGATTATGAAAAAACCATCTCCCAACTCAATAATATTGTCGGCGAAGGACTGGAAACTATTTTCCTGATCAGCCAGCCGGCTTATTCCCATATCAGCTCCACCATCGTCCGCGAGATCATCAAAGGGGGCGGCGACGCCAGCCCTTTCCTGCCGGAGCAGGTGAGGGTCAGGGGGGCGGTGTAG
- a CDS encoding noncanonical pyrimidine nucleotidase, YjjG family, with protein sequence MPYHWILFDADNTILDFDRSEREALAEALKELAIPFEESHHQAYHRINKACWRAFEQGELSRDELRLRRFELFFQEIGHQAEAGAFGASYLQHLSHGSFLIEGAMDQVRRLAGKYRLALVTNGLKEVQRPRISKSGLEPFFQAIVVSDEIGHSKPNASFFEYTFGQIGHPPKDKVIIIGDNLNADIRGGADFGIHTCWYNPHRLENDLGISPNYEVARLQNLDAFL encoded by the coding sequence ATGCCCTACCACTGGATCCTCTTCGACGCAGACAACACCATCCTCGACTTCGACCGGTCGGAGCGCGAAGCATTGGCCGAGGCCCTCAAAGAACTGGCCATTCCTTTTGAAGAAAGCCACCACCAGGCTTATCACCGCATCAACAAGGCCTGCTGGCGGGCCTTCGAGCAGGGCGAACTATCGAGAGACGAGCTGCGGCTGCGGCGCTTCGAGCTGTTCTTTCAGGAGATCGGGCATCAGGCGGAGGCAGGAGCCTTCGGCGCCAGTTATCTGCAGCACCTGTCGCACGGAAGTTTTCTGATAGAAGGGGCAATGGATCAGGTGCGGCGGCTGGCGGGCAAATACCGGCTGGCGCTGGTAACCAACGGCCTAAAAGAAGTGCAGCGGCCCCGGATCAGCAAGTCCGGGCTGGAACCTTTCTTTCAGGCTATTGTCGTTTCCGATGAAATCGGGCATTCCAAACCCAACGCCTCTTTTTTTGAATATACTTTCGGCCAGATCGGCCACCCGCCCAAAGATAAAGTGATCATCATTGGCGACAACCTCAATGCCGACATCCGGGGCGGGGCCGATTTCGGCATCCACACCTGCTGGTACAACCCGCACCGCCTGGAAAATGACCTGGGCATCTCCCCGAATTATGAGGTGGCCCGGCTCCAAAACCTGGATGCATTCCTTTAA